The following are from one region of the Candidatus Paceibacter sp. genome:
- a CDS encoding glycoside hydrolase, which yields SSSSSEAATSSQSSLSSSESSSNSSSSEESSSAQSSSSSEEISSSTSSQSSSASAESSSQSEYSSEASQSSVSSES from the coding sequence CAGCTCTTCATCATCGGAAGCAGCAACATCAAGCCAAAGTTCGTTAAGCAGTTCCGAATCATCAAGTAACTCATCTTCATCAGAAGAATCTTCATCGGCTCAAAGCAGCAGCTCTTCGGAGGAAATATCGTCGTCAACAAGTTCGCAATCTTCGTCAGCGAGCGCTGAATCGTCCTCCCAATCAGAATATTCAAGCGAAGCGAGCCAATCAAGCGTTTCAAGCGAAAGCTAG
- a CDS encoding four helix bundle protein translates to MNCYGQGNKRNKTAAKAEKSSNESKAWLTLLRDADKEDKDELNWLLKELLELSNIFASSIITLKGKK, encoded by the coding sequence ATAAATTGTTATGGCCAAGGAAATAAAAGAAATAAAACTGCCGCAAAAGCCGAAAAATCTTCAAACGAATCAAAAGCATGGCTTACTTTGTTGCGGGATGCCGATAAAGAGGATAAGGACGAATTAAACTGGCTTTTGAAAGAATTACTGGAATTGTCCAATATTTTTGCTTCCAGTATAATAACATTAAAAGGTAAAAAATAA